From the genome of Laspinema palackyanum D2c:
CGTGCACCGAGTCTCTCTCCTCGGGCAACAGGGCTGATGACTTTGGTACTCGTTCTCACGGTATTTGTGGATTTAGTCACCGCTGTTGTAGTGGGAGTCTTTATCGCCAATGTGCTGACAATTAAGCGCCTCACAGATGTTCAGAGCGATCGCATTCGGGCAGTCAGTGACCCCTCCTTAGCAATGGGGTTAAGTGAGGAAGAACACGAATTACTGACTCAATGCCAAGGGGATATTTTACTGTTTCAATTAGGGGGAGCCCTGAGTTTCGGTGCGGCAAAAACATTTTCCCGACGGATTAGCATTCTCAAAAATTATCAGGCTTTAGTCTTGGATATGAGCGAAGTTCCAACGATGGGGGTCACCGCAGCTTTAGCCATTGAAACCATGCTGATGGATTCCGAACAATGCGATCGCCAGGTGTTTGTTGTCGTCTCTCCGGGACAACCCCGGCGACGTCTCGGCAAACTTAAACTTGACCGATTTTCCTGTATTCACCTCATGGAAAATCGCCAAGAAGCCTTACAACGGGCTGTTGATTTAATCTCGAAACGTACCCGAATTTTATAGGAGGAATCGGGGCGATTTTGCTAAAAACAATTCCCCCGATTTTTTGAAAGCAAATCTCAATCCTAATGACCACAGATTTCTGCCAACCCTATTCCCCACCCTGGAATTCCCCTTGTTTTTTTAATATCCACTCCAACACAATGGGATTAACAACCTCGGGGGCTTCATCTTGGGGACAATGCCCTAATCCCGGTAAGGGAATAAACTGGTCTACCGTCGGAATTTGGGCAAATTCTTGTCCCAGGGTGAGGGGTTCCCAGGGGTCATCGCTGCCCCAGAGGAGGAGGGTTCGGCAAGGTAAAATCGGTAGCAAGTCTTCGGGTAACGGGCCTTGAGAATAGCGGGTAAAGGCGACAAACACATCCACGGCACCGGCATCTCGGGAGGGTCCGAGAATAATCTCCACCAGTTCATCGGTGACGGCATCTGCTTTCCGGTAGGCTTGCAATAAAATGGAGCGGACTGTTTTTGCAGTGGCTAATCGGCTAAAAAAGAATTGGGCAATCCACTTGACAGATAATATTTTTTGTGCAATGGGTGGACCAACTCGTTGATACCAGGGTTTTAGGGAGCGTTTGCGATCGTGCAGCAGGCGCAGGGAACAGTTAATGGCGACAATGCCCTGGGCGAGTTCGGGATGATCCACCGCAGCTTGCATGATGGCAATACAGCCAATGGAATTGCCGACGAAGAAGGCGGGACCCCCAACGATTTCCCGGCAAAAATCGGCGAGTTGTTGTCCCCAGGTTTCAAAGGTATAGGCGATCGCCTCCCCAGGGGTCGGTTTCGCTGAGTAACCAAACCCAATCAAGTCAATGGCATAGACTCGACAACCTGTTGCTAAATCTGGAATATTTTTGCGCCAGTGTCCACAGGAGGCTCCAAATCCGTGGACGAGGACCACTGCCGGTCCTGCCTCTCCTTGCTGTTGGT
Proteins encoded in this window:
- a CDS encoding alpha/beta fold hydrolase codes for the protein MTLIPSHPSPPSPSAALPFQTWTWRGFPICYQQQGEAGPAVVLVHGFGASCGHWRKNIPDLATGCRVYAIDLIGFGYSAKPTPGEAIAYTFETWGQQLADFCREIVGGPAFFVGNSIGCIAIMQAAVDHPELAQGIVAINCSLRLLHDRKRSLKPWYQRVGPPIAQKILSVKWIAQFFFSRLATAKTVRSILLQAYRKADAVTDELVEIILGPSRDAGAVDVFVAFTRYSQGPLPEDLLPILPCRTLLLWGSDDPWEPLTLGQEFAQIPTVDQFIPLPGLGHCPQDEAPEVVNPIVLEWILKKQGEFQGGE